gAAAAGTAAGGTAGGTATTGAAGTCTCTCCTGAGGCCATGTGTTCCGATTTACCTCGGAACGAAGGGAATAAAGAAAAGACGTTCTCAGCCATCACTTCctaatatttttaaacaataactgCTTTTAGACATGGCACGGGGGATGTGGGTTGGCACAAGGAATAGGGGGCGGAGGTCAGAGACTGCTGGCAGGTGGGAGGGATTTGCTCTCTTTTATTTACctgttttgtgaaatactgtggTGTGCTTCTTTAGGTATAAGTGCAAAAGTGTTGATCGATTAAAGTATTGATCAAGTATTTATTGTTACCATTGCTATTTTGGGGATTTTCTAAATTGCAATGCAACCTGTGATTGACTAATAATTTCAAGGTACCGAATTcccacgaccataaggcgcgcTTAAAAGTCTTACTGACAAATtagacggggcgccttatgtgtACACCTAgttccaaaatattttaatttgtgactttgatgagggctccgcttgactgactgggagcatttcctgccgacacactgcttatataCAGGAAAGGCGgacggacgtgactgaggagagcatgcggacgttaaagagggaagggtgcgtgtgaaggaggacgctaaagacacgcccccagtaggcaTATAATGgcagtatgtgcattgtgcaaaacaacatcggtttggctaaggacccctgaaaatatgtgaatggattgtggatgcctgggctaaggtatctgctttgactgttgtccgagctttcgcgaaagccggcatcattgctgaacagccgcccggcaacgagactgactccgacaatgacgagagggaacccggcatgtttgatggaggaCTTGCCCAggtgttcatttcggatacagaagatgaggactttgatggatttgtggatgaggattgatcaaaaaataacgtgagtacattgttaaatacttcaataaagtaaaacCGAACTCacttttgctcccgctgcctttttaaaaacatacgctagcatgcatgctagcatatgttttaggGTGCATTTATGCTACTGTGTGTTTCTTCTCTTGCCTGCTATGTTAAAAGCACATGCAAATAAATGTCCCAAATTAAACTACTCTTCACATGAACTGGGAATTTGGGTGTTCCAATCTAGTTATTAATTAAAAGAAGGCCTCTGAGAAGACCGATTTCTTAGAATCTCACAATTAAACGCCTCCCTGATGGGTTTGGAGCATTCTCAGGAGACACTCACAGTTGGCTGAGGAATACAGTGGCAGGGAGGTCTGCACATCCCAAGTTCTGATGATAATTGGGCTTTAATTGTTACCAGATGAATGGATAAGTATTTAGCTCATGTTTAGTTAATTAATTCTACCAAAGCAACATCCCTCAAACGGGTGCACATTTAAGCACCCCAATAATAATACTCTGGAGTTATCACATTTCATTGAATTgtgggggctttttttttttactgaatactCACATAAAATACCCTCAATGTCCTCGTGTTGAATAAACTTAATGTTGGACATTCTGACATCCGCTCCTGTAGACTCAATAAATGAGTCTcccttgtttttcttctcaatCACCACCTCATCAGGGAGTCCAAACCCTGGCAGGGATAAAAATTAGGTGAAAACAACATGGAAAGCGTACGCCTTCTATAAGATACAGTGAATCCGGAAAGTAGTAAATAACAGCACTTCACTTCTTCCACATTTTATGTTTCTCAGTAAAATGTTTCGCATTGTCATGATGGGTTGTGTGTAGAATTCAAAGGATTTTGTTCCCGCAGAATAAGGCTGTAAAGTGCTGTAAATCATTTCCAGATACACTGTACATTTATTACCCTAATCCAAATACAGCAGAGTGAATACCCTCTATTGTGATAGAGTCTGGAAGTAGGATGGAGTTGGTAACACTGTACACTCCCGGGAGAACAAATACCATGTCACCCTGATAGCAGGAATCCACCGCAGAAACTGGGTCTCTATGGAactacatacacaaacacacacatgactACAAATGCACTCGGTAAAGTGGAAATCTCTGCCTAGGTATGGTCTGTATTTCAACATTCTGTAAATGAGGTCCTGAAAGAAGAGTTCAAAATAATGTATCCTAAAATTTACGATGATTAATCGGCTGAAAGTTAAACACTAAAggacaaaatactgtaaaacagtgaaatgttctgcctgtaattcatatctttagtGTTGTAAgcgttaagggaccaaaaaagaAGTTACAGTCTTCATTATATATTGCTTCAATTAATCATCCGATTAATCTGTTAtcggaattttattctgccaaatattggaatcagcctaaaaaaatacatattggtCGGGCCCCAGTATTTATGTTTAGAATGTATACATTTATAGTAGATTTAAGTAAAAGAGCCCGCACCCGCGCTGCACTCATTTCAGCAAGTTTAGGTGTTATCGCTGCATAACACTGGCAATATGACAACTTTCCTGCAACATAGCATTATTTTTAGTCGTATTCATATCGTTCAaggcataaatataaacatactgtagctaGATATGTAACGCCCCTTTTGAGTTGCGCGCCTACGGCGACGCTAGTATGGGCAAAGTCCtcagcgcattccatgtgtggatggcaagaaaaccaaaagaacaaggatgTCGGCatattgtgctgcatacggttgtGCACAATGCCgtacaagggaactgggagtaACCTTTCAaaggtaaaaatattttgggggctttttttccctctcaaatgttttgtattgatAGCATACACTTTGGcattgatattttaaaaaaaaacttgtgaaaaattggttgagaaatgagcaagttacgactaCATTTCAATGTCTGtgaattgcctttgatgggaacgtcgacctccccaacatggccgccatgttgGTACATCGATTAGATGGGCTGCTACATCGTGGTGGCGTACCAAGACTTCTCTTCATATCTGTGGTTCAAGGTGACGGTTGTCATTTGTAAACGGTAGAAGTGATCACATTAATCACATGACGTGTCTATTTTGCTCACCTGTGTGGTTTGATTTGTTAATTGCAGGTACTAATTATGAGTCTGCTTGCAGAGAGCAAAGCACTGCTTCAAATTGTTGCTAAGTAGGTGGGCAGTGAATTGCAATGCATCTTATCTTAGTATTGATCTTATATATTTTGAGAGTggtgccttaaaatacaaatttcatCAGTTCCGTGACCACGTTCGTAACCCAAAACACTTGTATCGCAAATGCTGTTTTTccattgaacatttttttcatcatttttctgATACAATCTCCACCCATAGACGAAAAAACATTGTAATGTGAtttacatatattatttttttttaaatagcactttataatattgtactgtagtAGTAATAATATGAATTATTACTTGTACGTTTTGTACGATAAACAGCAAAAACAGCCAGGATGTGATCATCATGCATCGGCTTAATTTGGCCAGGTAAATTAGTTTGTAAAGGATAGTAAACGCTcgcaacaaacaaaataatattgcGACACTGCGAAGTGGGTACCTGGACTTCAGTGTCCTCAGAAGAAAACTGCTGTAGAAGCCTGTCATTCAGAAGGGAATGGAGCTGATTTGCGGTGCAGGAGGATGAGACCACATGGGCCACCTTGATGCATGATTCTCTCAGCCCACGACTCTGGATGAACTGATGTCGGGCATTACCTTTGTAGCCCAGCACATACctggagtttaaaaaaaggttcTGGATTAAAAGAGGATAGGGAGGCTAACTGatcaacatatactgtagagaCGTAAAATATCACTGGCCTCAACAATGGGTTCTCAATGAAGTACAACTTCCGCTTGAATGTTTCCAGCTGTTCGTAGAGCTTCAGGCCCTCCACCATGGATATATTATCCAGCTCTGAGTCAGAGTCACTGCTGATGCTGCTACGTAGCAGTGAAAACTGCTGGAAGCACTCTGTACATTTTTCCAATACGATCTTGTATTCTGACACAAGACCTGCTGGGACTCGTTCCTCTAAGATGTCATAGTGTCTGAGGGAGAAGACACGTTTAATAGGATTTATAAATATCTGACATCATGAACATGACACAATGCACTTACAGTCTGAGCCGAGGCTCTACACAACGGACAAAGTAGTCAAAgtcatcatcttcatcttcttcatccCACAGTCTCCAGACATGCTTGTAGAAGAATCTGAAAATACAGTGGCgcatgtgtaaaaataattaaGTATAAATCCTTTTATACAGCAGTGTATGGACACAAATACTACGTGCCACTGTTGTGCCTCACACTATGTCAAAACAAGGTTATGGATTAGTGCGGTAAAgagtaagaatgggaaaaaaaaatactgctctTGCAATGTATTATGCGACAAAATCGTATCTACAGTATACTGTTACTGTCTGATGTTCATGTATGTGCTGTTGTACACTTGCAATGTGAATCAGTGTTCCaagcatctatctatctattggTTTTATTCCACTGCACCAAGTTTGATGAATGCAGGTCAAAATCAAGTAAATTCAACACTAGGGATAGGAGTCGAGAACCGGTTTCTGTCTCGACCCAGTTCCAAAGTTAATGATTCCTTGGAATCGTTCGCCAAATTTCCAAAGGTTCCCTTATTGAGTCTGGAAGGGGATACTGACGTAATCGCACACGTTACGCGGTACACGCAACGTGTGGACGGACCATCTAACATTCATAGGATGAAAGGCCTGCAAATGGTATTAATAGGCTATAACACTAACCATTCTAAGGGCGCCAGATTGGCAACAAAAGCAGTAGTAATTTAACGACTAAAAACGACACCAATTTAACTATACATGacttattaaaaatgtacaatgcAGTCGAACCTGATTGGACCGGCccatcgcataaaaataagagttgctGACGCACCCCACGCATTGAGCGACTGGATAGTGAGCCTGTATAGACATTTGATGCTGTTTATATAtttatcacatttcttaaatgataaaaagatagattaatagcTGAGGGAGAAGCGAGTTGCAAATGAGAGCGGACATGGGTGAGAATAAAAGTAAGAGTGCATATGTTTTAAAAGAGGCTCACGGACTGCATTCATTTGACGTACCCAGCAAGGTACGTAGTGTTTGCGTACATTTTGGTCACaggctttgctttttcatccgcAGGCACATTACACATGATGACTACAGATACGTATTGATGTAACACACTATTTCATGCTTTATAAACGCCAAGTAATTGGCTTGGCCTGGCACAGGGGTCGTTCAGTGTTTCGCTTGCTTAAAACTTGGAAACGTAATTAgtgtgaactggtcgccaggcaattgcagggcacttcacaactatggacaattttgagtcacaactatggacaattttgagtcttcaatcaccaCGGCACAATCGTTGTTCTTCGATTATAACATTTTCATGATCGTGAGAACccttaatataaaatatttattcatttaattatttatttttttaatccagtcaAAGTCCCCTGAacatttttctcccccaaaccAAAAATTTGAGGATTGATAAGAGAATTGATAGAGATTCAAATCATTAAGTAGTGTCAAATATGTAATTGGAAAAATCTTAGCAATTCCCCTTCCTATTCAATACACTATGGATTCTCCTgaatttgattttgaattttaaatataaaacctAAGAAAAACAAGACTTCAGTCATGCTGGGCAGTTCCATAAGTGTGCGTTTTGAAATCtgctaaaacattttaaaacattaaaatgcacaCATAAAACATAATATATAATCGTGACTATGAAGATAAATTTACATTTCTACTActaaatttgacaaaaaaaaactgtcaagaGCTGTGCCTTTTTATAACACATAACtgaatattttctttcaatttaaCTGGAAACATCACTCATTAGACCGGTGATTCTCGACTCTGCCGGCGTGGCACcctagtgtgccatgagagctGTCACGGAAAAATTATCCAATTCACTTAATTTGTGTGAAAATTCATTTGCATTAATTACAAATTAGATTGCTTACTCTGGCTGTCAAACATGTAGGCAAACTAATTCCAGATGACATTGTGTTTGTCTTGTTTCTCCGCACGGAATGGAAGGTCCACAGGAGCGCAAGACttttaagccatttattttctgtattttatttctgtcttgcacacacactgaaaaaagcGCCACCTACTTTAGACAGAGTTTGAGAGCACTGTTGctgcatttaaaataaacacacacacacacacacacacacaggcacgaaaatgtttttttgctgactgTAATGTCCACACACATCTATTGCCAAAACTAATCTGCTGCGCAAATACACAATCTCACACGGCAACTAACCAGCACTGATGGTTAGTTGCCGTTCTTATCAAAGCAAATAGAGGGCACGCTAGCAAACTGACTTACGTAAATGCTGCTTCCTTTAAAACACAGTTATAGCGATTCACACATGGTTCAACACAGTAGAATGATGGGTAAAGCCACACCTGAGATGCTCAATGCCCAAGGCAATCTGATCGTAGTCTCCTGACTCTTCATAGACAATCTGAAGCTCCATTAGAGGGACTTTGTGCTGGGTTGCCTCCAACAGCTCTGCAATGGCTTCTTTGTTAATTTCACATCCTCTGACCTCACACTGCAGAGGAAGCACAAGCTTCACAGTAGCCTTTAGCTCGCTGAAGTCCACATCACAAACCTGAAATAATGCCCATCTATTGGTTAGTTGGAATAAATCCATAACGAGACACAATTAGATCATTCACACACTAAAATGGTAATATACAAAGCAAAAGGGGGATTTGAGAGGACTTATTTAAAACCAGTCATCTTCCATTTGTTTGGTGGCCACACGACAAATGCTTCCACCCATGAAGTAGattacattttcagttgttGGTTGTTTAGGCTTGAGATTTATGCATTTAAATGCATGTGTTGATATGACTGCCAAGGAAATTTTCAATGAGGGAGGGCTTGTTGTCTTGCCAAATTGCAAGTGAGGCAATGGGCTGTTTAAGGCAGACAGACTTGTTCATCTCATAAACTGTCatcttttttggggaaaaggaGACAAAGAGACCGTAATATAATGTAACACATACAAttagtacggaaagtattcagagccccttaaatttttcactcttcgttacaatcgaactcagttttgctcccgctgcctttttaaaaacattgttttaacgtgcatgcatgctaccctATGTTTTAAGCtaatgtatgttttaccatgcctgcacccaataatacACCCAATAATAGAATGCGCCTTatatatgtgttaaatacagaaacagaccacgtaactgagactgcgccttttaatacggtgcacacattatggtcgtgaaaatacggtatttgtatcgaaacatccatccatccattaaaaaggaaattttccataatatgtccccgaTAAGAACATTTTGTTAGCTTCACAAAGCAGATGCATCAATTATACTTTGTAAACATATTACACCAGCAATACAATGTGAATGTAATTGCTAAACCCTGGAGCCAGGGTCCCAATTAACATcgtttgaattttgaatttcaCTGCCCCATGAAGCATTTTCACTTGAATTGTATACTTTAACATTAACACATACAATATCATGTTATCGTTCATGTTTTCTATTCATATTTTTAGAGCAATATTTCAATATTGCTCTAACAGAACATTCATTTACACTTGGAAAATAATAACAGAAAAATGTGTAATATCTCACCTCCACCAGAACATCAAACAACTCAGCAGACCAGAGAGCTTGCCAACCGAATGACTGCACCACTTTTTTTAAGTAGTCAGCAGTAAAAGACTTGACCTCTGAAGGCTTGCAGTCACCTAACCATTCAAAAgaaagaataaatgaataaatatgcacagaaaggcaaaaaaacccaataataatatttttgttattgtatggTAGCACATTTGAGAAATAAATTCTTTACAGGGAACAATATGTCACAATTAAATAgtacaacacaacaaaacaagcttTAAAAACATCACTCTCATAAGAGAGAATTCTGGACATTGTATCCATGTCCCTTTTCTTCAGTTAGGGACTGACAGTGAGGTttaacttgtttgtttgttgtactGAATAAAGAGTAAAACATTGGATTATTGTTTGatagtcatttattttcttgcattttcagAGCCAAcagaattggggggggggggggggggggggtggaaaaaaaacttacaatCAGAAGAACAACCAACAACAGTACATaacttcaaaatgaaataaCTGCTCCTCAAGTattgaaacaaaaattaaacaacattttaaaaactggaAAGCATAAAATCACATCATTTCAACCATTGGCATCTATTTGCTGCAATTTAATATCACTTATCCAAGGTATAGCCTAACTTCCCAATAAAATTGATAACTGATAATcgtaactttatttatttatttatccggGTAAAGCAATCGAGAACTGATtgtcatttgcaatgctgacctgcCATCAGACAAAGTGTTGTTTAATTGGCTACAAAGTGTATTGTGTTGGCCACAGCAAAGCTGACATGCTAAAGTCACATTCTTGTTCTGGAATGAGGTTGGTTTGGTCTTTCCAGTTAAGATTTATGTCACAGCTGTTCCCTAAATCTTCGctgactctactctgagcccttcCTGGATGACTGGGCTTTTCACCCTATCCCAAAGAGAGtgcagacaccctgcggagcgAAATAATTTCAGCAAGAGGAGGTAGtatggcattgcaaatgagaatcagttctaattgcctcacctggataaagggttaggttttaaaggtatcaaaatatttgaaatccagattaagatataaaataagacattgaaagcttgaaatttgtctccggtttatctaccggagacaaattccttgtgtgtttttggacatacttggcaaataaagaggattctgattctgatccagtaggtgtcagtaatgagcaacatcagcctcatttgcttagGCTTCCCTCAACTAATACGTttgatggaaacacaaaccacatgagGCAGGAACCTTTTGCAACCAGGAATTCAAAtttcctgggctggttggtggaaaagctcCTAATGGTTCTGGAAACGTTTTGAGGTTGCTGCTTTAGAGTGGTAGCACAAGACATTCCAGTGGTTGGTTGCAACAGTGACCTGATAGTGTTATCCATTCCGATTGAAGTTCCATGTTGGATTTGGTCCTGTTGCTGTGTTTCCACATTACTGCTTGACTTGACATCGTTTATTGATCAGACAGGTGGCACCGTTGAGTCTTGATCCAAAGTCCTTTTTACTCCTCTTGGCACAAATTAATTTGCATTTGCGTTAATTTCCAGCCTTTGCTCACGTATGACTTCATTCCATTTTCCTCCACCATCACTGCCTCTAGCAGCAGCTATTTCGGCATCAATGACCAACCTCTCTATTTTCCTCAGTTTTTTCTCTTATGCCTCAAGTTTGTGTCTCCTTTGCAGAGCAGCAGCTTTCTCCATTAAAGCTGCTTTTTCAGCCTTTGCTTTTAAGCAAGCTGATGAAGCGCTAGATATGCTGGATCTAGAATGGGTTCTCCTGCTtactgttttcattttcatgttgATCGGCATTGTTTTCATCGTTTTGATCATTTACATCATTATTTTGACCAGCAacatcattttcatttgaaattacATTCTCTTTCAACCATGTTGTTATTTAGTCACGAAACACTTCATTGTTTGACCTTTTGGAATGAAaccatgtttgttgttttctccGCTCCTCATCCGGGAGAGGAAACCGAGTCAGTAACATGTTATAAAGCTCAGAGGCCTTTTGACATAGTTGTTTGAACCTTTTTAGATTGAGTTGAACGGCACAGGCATTTTCCTTTGTCGCAGGATAGTTTTGATTTTTGTCTTTAATTTGCCAGCCTGTGTGAAATTGTCTCCTCTTTCCTTTTGAAGTCTTTCAATTGCAAACATGATCTTTTCTCCGTTACGTTACTTTTCACAGTTGTGCCTGTTACGGTATTAACACACTGCGTTTCACTCATTTTGATTAAGCGCTAGACACTTTTGATTAGAGGGCGCATCAGTACTGCACTATGTTGATAAGTATGTGTGCGCAGCCTGCGTACCTTTGTCCGTTAAAGTCACAAGTTGGATAATTCCATTTCCTTCAACTTCCATTAATTCATAAGTCAGAACAATGAATAATGGCTTGCATCAGAATTGATTACAACAAAGCCGTCTACTCCTGCATTGTCTTATAGCGCTGTTCCAAAAACCAGAGTAACATCCGTTGGTGCCGTAACACCAGTGAGTGGGAGTGACTAACTGGAAGTGTGAGTGACTAACTGGACCTCCTGTTGACAATCCTGGTCCTTTCTGGACGTAAAAAGTTAGATTCACGGCAAAACATGCGCTTGGCCTGGCTAGCCCTCAATACAACGACGCTGCCCAATGACGTCACTTCTAGGCAACACACAGTAAGTGAACTACAGACCTTCCTTCCGTATCACTGCTGTATCTATATATTTATCCGAAATTAAtacttttaaatttaaattgacaaagaggcggcacggtgcccgactggttagagcgtcagcctcacagttctgaggacccgggttcaatccccggcctcggctgtgtggattttgcatgttctccccgtggttgcgtgggttttctccggtcactcatgcccgtaggcatgactgtgagtgcgaatggttgtttgtttctatgtgccctgcgattggctggcaaccagttcagggtgtaccccgcctcctgcccaatgacagctgggataggctccagcacgcccgcgaccctagtgaggagaagcggctcagaaaatggatggatggatggattgacaaAGACGAAAACGAAGGACATTTTCGCTATaataagtttgtttttgttaattttgcaaacataaaatgctgttttggttaacgttcttttaaaaatactcatttttattttattttgtttatgaaaatgtttttgcaatttttgttttagtatTCTCGTTCGTTTTACTTTACTATAataaccttgttttttttcagtacactacgcacacacacacacacacacatatatatatattgcaaggAAAACAATGTGAAGCTCTTTTTACTCTTGCAGAATTACTCATTATTCTATATCCAATTTTCccaccatgcagtgtaaatatTGACATGGTGTGCCCaatgaaaacactgaaaatgatgatgatgaagattaGATAACATTTTACGACCATTTTATGTAGAAAGCCTGCTAATTCCAGAAGgttcacatacattttcttgcaaCTGTACATAATTCCACACAGAACCTGTAACTTAAATAATAGCCCATTTTAATTCTTACCTAGTATGTAGTCCTGGTAGGCTTTGAACCTTTCATAAAACAGCAGTTGTCCTGTTTGAAATGTGTCTGGTAAATTTGAATTAATTCCTCCACTGTGCTCAGATCTCTTAAATTGGGTCCCTGCCTTGTAAACGTTAACGTTGTCTGTGCCactgtcgtcgtcgtcgtcgtcatcatcactATCACTTCCTGCATGATCATTTGCTTTATcttcattttggaaaagagctgcagaatttaaaaacagaatgaaaGAGTCAACTAAAGACGATTAGAGTACGAGGGGGGGtgtagtgtgtgcgtgtaaatCTCTCCCAAAAAAGTAATGCCCAACCGACTACAGCGCCACTAgcatatattacaaaaaaatatttttaaaaaaaccatACCTTGCGTTACATCCAGCACATTCTGTTCCGTTTCAGAACTCGCAGCGTTGTTCCTTTCGTCATCGACTTCATCTTTGACGAGAGATTTCAAATCTACGATGGCGTTGTTCTCATTGCTTTCATCCGATATTATTCGAGCAGATATTTCTTGCGCCATTTGAGATTTTTCACAACACGAATCAACGACGCCCACAAGGACCAACTTTCAAAATTTCCCTGTCTGCAGTCAACGAGTCACATGGCTTCAACAGCAAGTGGTTTTGTATTACATTACCGCCACCTTCTGAACTGGAGTGCACATGACGAGACGGCTTTTTTTACCCTCTTTTGGT
This sequence is a window from Phycodurus eques isolate BA_2022a chromosome 2, UOR_Pequ_1.1, whole genome shotgun sequence. Protein-coding genes within it:
- the shcbp1 gene encoding SHC SH2 domain-binding protein 1, with translation MAQEISARIISDESNENNAIVDLKSLVKDEVDDERNNAASSETEQNVLDVTQALFQNEDKANDHAGSDSDDDDDDDDSGTDNVNVYKAGTQFKRSEHSGGINSNLPDTFQTGQLLFYERFKAYQDYILGDCKPSEVKSFTADYLKKVVQSFGWQALWSAELFDVLVEVCDVDFSELKATVKLVLPLQCEVRGCEINKEAIAELLEATQHKVPLMELQIVYEESGDYDQIALGIEHLRFFYKHVWRLWDEEDEDDDFDYFVRCVEPRLRLHYDILEERVPAGLVSEYKIVLEKCTECFQQFSLLRSSISSDSDSELDNISMVEGLKLYEQLETFKRKLYFIENPLLRYVLGYKGNARHQFIQSRGLRESCIKVAHVVSSSCTANQLHSLLNDRLLQQFSSEDTEVQFHRDPVSAVDSCYQGDMVFVLPGVYSVTNSILLPDSITIEGFGLPDEVVIEKKNKGDSFIESTGADVRMSNIKFIQHEDIEGILCVREGNMSIENCVLQCETTGVVVQASAHLTMNMCDIYGSKGAGVEIYPGSACTLVGNGIHHCKDGILIKMKQPTDFVGEVEVIPSITMDNNVIHNNEGYGVVLVKPTHSKDRNIYIEKCADKDERVDVEQMFEDGLRKNVVGHPIASPSQITGNPEDAPPKLTENTHQDSNVNSARNWQFCCQPSINRHTSCTLAMQDMIAHKIFISIEGNQFRRNGMGDFGTFLY